From Laspinema palackyanum D2c, the proteins below share one genomic window:
- a CDS encoding sugar transferase yields MTADSQLISGKVIRAVARRTFWPFVLSGINGEFSKRLFDVVFSLCVLIVFSPVYAILGLLIYISSPGPIFYVQERVGKNRQKFGCIKFRTMVLNADEVLLDIMETSPHLRQEFEDNFKLKQDPRITWIGHFLRITSLDEFPQFWNVLKGEMSVVGPRPLVVEELPKYGRYIDKVLTIKPGITGLWQVSGRNDIPYPKRIQIDVYYVNFKNLWMDLWIVLKTLKVVLFPKNNGAY; encoded by the coding sequence ATGACTGCCGATAGCCAACTCATCTCCGGCAAAGTGATTCGGGCGGTTGCCAGACGGACTTTTTGGCCTTTCGTCCTGAGTGGGATCAACGGAGAATTTTCCAAGCGGCTGTTCGACGTTGTGTTTTCCCTGTGCGTTCTAATCGTGTTTTCCCCGGTTTACGCGATTTTGGGTCTGCTGATTTACATTAGCTCCCCCGGCCCAATTTTTTATGTGCAGGAGCGCGTTGGCAAGAACCGCCAAAAATTCGGATGCATTAAATTCAGGACAATGGTGCTCAATGCCGACGAAGTTTTGCTGGATATCATGGAAACTTCCCCTCATCTGCGTCAAGAATTTGAGGATAATTTCAAACTCAAGCAAGACCCGAGAATTACTTGGATCGGCCATTTTCTAAGAATCACTAGCCTGGATGAATTTCCCCAATTTTGGAACGTTTTGAAAGGTGAAATGAGCGTTGTCGGCCCTCGACCTTTAGTGGTTGAAGAATTGCCCAAATATGGTCGATATATCGATAAAGTCCTTACCATTAAGCCCGGAATTACCGGATTATGGCAGGTCTCCGGTCGAAATGACATTCCCTATCCCAAGCGCATCCAAATTGACGTTTATTATGTCAATTTTAAAAACTTGTGGATGGACCTGTGGATTGTCTTAAAAACCCTTAAAGTGGTGCTGTTCCCTAAAAATAATGGGGCGTATTAA
- a CDS encoding 5-formyltetrahydrofolate cyclo-ligase: MIDNSQMSLDPQLEKAQLRLKLLQKRNAFFPAEWQEKSDRLCHHLKSSDLYQRSRTILAYISFRQEPDLSFLFTDTNHQWGLPRCVKKQLVWHRYSIGDPLQPGKYGILEPLPDAPILQPEEVDLILVPSVGCDRQGYRLGYGGGFYDRLLSLPQWQSKPTVGILFDFGDLLQLPIASWDKPLQGVCTELGLRQIPSK; this comes from the coding sequence ATGATTGACAATTCCCAAATGTCTCTCGACCCTCAACTAGAGAAAGCCCAACTCAGACTGAAGTTACTCCAAAAGCGAAACGCTTTTTTTCCAGCAGAATGGCAGGAGAAAAGTGATCGCCTTTGTCACCATCTAAAATCCTCAGATTTATATCAGCGTTCCCGAACTATTTTAGCCTATATTAGTTTTCGCCAAGAACCGGATTTAAGTTTTTTATTCACGGATACCAATCATCAATGGGGACTGCCTCGTTGTGTAAAGAAGCAGTTAGTGTGGCATCGCTACAGTATTGGGGATCCGCTACAACCGGGTAAGTATGGCATTTTAGAACCGCTACCGGATGCGCCAATCTTGCAACCGGAGGAAGTTGATTTAATTTTAGTCCCATCGGTGGGATGCGATCGCCAGGGGTATCGCCTCGGATATGGGGGTGGATTTTACGATCGCCTACTGTCCCTTCCCCAATGGCAGTCTAAACCCACCGTGGGGATTTTGTTCGACTTTGGCGATTTACTCCAACTACCAATCGCTTCCTGGGATAAACCCTTGCAGGGAGTTTGTACCGAACTTGGATTGAGACAAATCCCATCAAAATGA
- a CDS encoding HD family phosphohydrolase produces the protein MRSIQMLTRQLEQWGRDCANIYSRNLSKSNRLKRGTLPQGSPPSLPRELPAPPGPGSTKPTDWTKGLQSRMNSTVHSPVAVLLAVTCLTATIGQRFYNQPQLDVGTIAPQTFIAPFDARVEDTKTTEDNRRAARIGSSPVLMIDRPVSQQIEKVLQRVLDEGTQLRQVGGQFPFVDTTILSTSTQLYLRQAQEWEYNAVVRAAGEDAPMVDIPSNSDQNPNNSSAADWAVERGLLTDSGQQAVMELQTYRKRGGSVPFSGLVEQISQARQTYRLAVAAIADTTSVASTHIYGLNLFELSDEEWIQTQLGLQNALKRMLSQGIPGGLPKNVLQMAVMIQLEGQVPQGAVELSQNLLLEVLQPNLIKDLERTRVRAEQAALEVKPVFVSVEQGEVIIEQGEAISQSQFVLLDRFDLSRREINWVGLFGFGGTVTIAVGIFWLTERRVHPKLRRRDRTLVLLLSLTAPLLISLGIPYTTLPAVGLLLGSFYGSILSGTVVGLLSFLLPLGMEIEWTYLLANAAAGLISGILAGRTRSREELAMVGGVAGLTQGGVYLIGSLIPSATAGTIWYTILGAAGIQAIAGVSWSIVALGLSPYLEHLFDLVTPIRLAELANPNRPLLKRLASEAPGTFQHTLFVATLAEAAAKELGCNVELIRTGTLYHDIGKMHDPQGFIENQMGGPNKHDEIDDPWESAAIIKKHVTEGLVMARKFRLPKAIQAFIPEHQGTMLIAYFYHQAQQRAQQEGREVRDEDFRYDGPIPQSRETAIVMLADSCEAALRSLKDVSEEEALNMVNKILKARWHDNQLGESGLKREEMPKIAEIFVRVWQQFNHKRIAYPKAALSLQSK, from the coding sequence ATGAGATCAATTCAGATGCTGACTCGGCAACTCGAACAATGGGGGAGAGATTGCGCCAACATTTACTCGCGCAATCTTTCCAAAAGCAATCGGCTGAAGAGAGGGACCCTACCTCAAGGGTCCCCTCCGTCTTTGCCCCGCGAGTTACCCGCCCCTCCCGGTCCAGGTTCGACTAAACCGACGGATTGGACAAAGGGACTCCAATCTCGGATGAATAGCACAGTCCATTCACCTGTAGCGGTTCTGCTGGCGGTGACTTGCCTCACCGCAACCATCGGACAGCGCTTTTACAATCAGCCGCAACTGGATGTAGGGACCATTGCCCCACAAACCTTTATCGCCCCGTTCGATGCTAGGGTAGAGGATACCAAAACCACCGAAGACAATCGCAGGGCGGCCCGCATTGGGTCCAGTCCGGTTTTAATGATCGATCGCCCCGTCTCTCAGCAGATTGAGAAAGTCCTCCAACGAGTGTTGGACGAAGGGACCCAATTGCGCCAAGTTGGGGGGCAATTTCCCTTTGTGGATACCACCATCTTGTCTACTTCTACCCAGCTTTATCTAAGACAGGCGCAAGAGTGGGAATATAATGCGGTGGTGAGGGCAGCCGGAGAAGATGCGCCAATGGTGGATATCCCCAGCAATTCAGACCAGAACCCCAATAACTCGTCGGCGGCAGATTGGGCGGTGGAACGGGGTCTGTTAACGGACTCCGGACAGCAAGCGGTGATGGAACTGCAAACGTACCGCAAACGCGGGGGGTCGGTGCCCTTTTCGGGATTGGTTGAGCAAATTTCCCAGGCGCGTCAAACTTACCGATTAGCGGTGGCGGCGATCGCCGATACAACCAGTGTCGCCTCAACCCATATTTACGGTCTCAATTTATTTGAACTCTCCGATGAAGAGTGGATTCAAACTCAATTGGGTCTCCAGAATGCCTTAAAGCGGATGTTGTCCCAAGGGATTCCAGGGGGACTGCCGAAAAATGTTCTGCAAATGGCGGTGATGATCCAGTTGGAGGGTCAGGTGCCACAGGGGGCAGTGGAACTCTCTCAGAATTTGTTGTTAGAGGTCCTACAGCCTAATTTAATCAAAGATTTAGAACGCACCCGAGTCCGCGCTGAACAAGCGGCCCTGGAAGTCAAGCCGGTTTTTGTCAGCGTTGAACAAGGGGAGGTGATTATTGAACAGGGTGAAGCGATTTCTCAGTCGCAATTTGTGCTGCTCGATCGCTTTGATTTGAGTCGCCGCGAAATTAATTGGGTGGGACTCTTTGGGTTTGGCGGAACGGTGACGATCGCTGTGGGAATTTTTTGGCTGACGGAACGGAGGGTGCATCCGAAGTTACGACGGCGCGATCGCACTCTGGTGTTACTCCTCTCCTTGACGGCCCCACTGCTGATTTCTCTGGGGATTCCTTACACCACCTTACCGGCAGTCGGGTTATTACTCGGCAGTTTCTACGGGTCCATCCTCTCGGGGACTGTTGTGGGACTCCTGAGTTTCCTCTTACCCCTAGGCATGGAAATTGAGTGGACTTATTTGCTGGCGAATGCGGCAGCGGGTTTAATCAGTGGTATCCTCGCCGGACGAACGCGATCGCGAGAAGAACTGGCAATGGTTGGGGGTGTGGCCGGTTTAACCCAAGGTGGAGTTTACCTAATTGGCAGCCTGATTCCCAGTGCCACTGCCGGGACGATTTGGTACACCATTCTCGGGGCCGCTGGGATTCAGGCGATCGCTGGGGTCTCCTGGAGTATTGTCGCCCTCGGTTTGAGTCCCTACCTCGAACATCTGTTTGACCTGGTAACCCCCATCCGTCTGGCAGAACTGGCGAACCCCAATCGTCCTCTGTTAAAACGTTTGGCTTCCGAAGCGCCGGGGACCTTCCAACATACCCTGTTTGTCGCCACCCTCGCCGAAGCTGCGGCGAAGGAACTCGGCTGTAATGTGGAATTGATTCGGACGGGTACACTGTATCATGATATCGGAAAAATGCACGACCCCCAAGGGTTTATCGAAAACCAAATGGGGGGACCGAACAAACATGATGAAATTGATGACCCTTGGGAAAGTGCGGCCATTATTAAAAAGCACGTCACCGAAGGGCTGGTGATGGCGCGAAAATTCCGTTTACCTAAAGCCATTCAAGCCTTTATTCCCGAACATCAAGGCACGATGTTGATTGCTTATTTTTATCATCAAGCACAACAACGTGCTCAACAAGAGGGGCGAGAAGTCCGGGATGAAGATTTCCGCTATGATGGTCCGATTCCCCAATCTCGGGAAACGGCGATCGTCATGTTGGCGGACTCTTGTGAGGCAGCCTTACGCAGTCTCAAGGATGTCAGCGAAGAGGAAGCCCTGAATATGGTGAATAAAATTCTCAAAGCCCGCTGGCACGACAATCAACTGGGTGAGTCCGGTCTGAAACGGGAAGAAATGCCGAAAATTGCCGAAATCTTTGTGAGGGTTTGGCAACAGTTCAATCACAAACGGATTGCCTATCCCAAAGCGGCCCTTTCTCTCCAGTCGAAGTAG
- a CDS encoding GDP-mannose 4,6-dehydratase — MTATWNGATEQPNKTVHRIAAEGAVYHATSDHVVFVQQGESAVEKPAGEVKVGDSLALIDLPRSPEQLDLTETEAWLLGVLVAAAEIDSQSQVILTIPDTAVGDRLAASWRKVSGGNCDRLAASRLQLSGNPAYSDYLRSELYSKSQDKRIPKRILNAGDRERLAFLDGFKAVSPLAGDTFTVQTPSALLAAGLYWMSVTTLEQPAWIATESQGDGFQYQIHINATPPQGTNRAQVVTAEPINYQGWLFDLATTSGTFHAGVGQGWIHNSPRRGETFVTRKITRAVARIVAGKQKKLFLGNLDSKRDWGYAKDYVRAMWLMLQQEEPDDYVVATNETHTIRKFLDLAFNFVNLNWEDYVEFDPRYLRPAEVDLLIGDPSKAKEKLGWEPSITFEQLVALMVDSDLKAIGVESPTGQPIIDRAFIRQDSGHMVD, encoded by the coding sequence ATGACGGCCACCTGGAATGGGGCCACAGAACAACCCAATAAAACCGTACATCGGATTGCGGCAGAGGGTGCGGTTTATCATGCCACCAGCGATCATGTTGTATTTGTGCAACAGGGCGAATCGGCAGTAGAAAAACCTGCCGGTGAGGTCAAAGTCGGGGATTCCTTGGCGTTGATTGACTTGCCGCGATCGCCTGAACAACTTGACCTCACCGAAACTGAGGCATGGTTGCTTGGGGTACTCGTTGCTGCCGCAGAAATTGATAGTCAAAGTCAAGTCATCTTGACAATTCCGGACACCGCTGTAGGCGATCGCCTCGCCGCCTCTTGGCGAAAAGTCTCCGGTGGAAATTGCGATCGCCTCGCCGCATCCCGTCTCCAGTTATCCGGCAACCCGGCCTACAGTGACTACTTGCGATCGGAACTGTACAGCAAATCCCAAGACAAACGCATTCCCAAGCGGATTCTCAACGCAGGCGATCGGGAACGGTTAGCCTTTTTAGACGGATTTAAAGCCGTTTCTCCCCTAGCTGGAGACACTTTCACCGTCCAAACTCCCTCCGCCCTCCTCGCTGCCGGACTCTACTGGATGTCCGTCACTACCCTGGAACAACCCGCCTGGATTGCCACCGAATCCCAAGGCGACGGGTTCCAGTATCAAATTCACATCAACGCCACCCCACCCCAAGGCACCAACCGCGCCCAAGTTGTCACCGCTGAACCCATCAACTATCAAGGATGGTTATTTGACTTAGCAACCACCAGTGGCACCTTCCATGCTGGAGTCGGCCAGGGTTGGATCCATAACTCCCCGCGCCGAGGCGAAACCTTCGTCACCCGCAAAATTACCCGCGCCGTCGCCCGCATCGTCGCCGGAAAGCAGAAGAAACTCTTCCTTGGTAACCTGGATTCTAAGCGGGACTGGGGCTATGCCAAAGACTATGTTCGCGCCATGTGGTTGATGCTGCAACAAGAAGAACCGGATGATTATGTCGTTGCCACCAATGAAACCCATACCATCCGCAAGTTTTTGGATTTAGCCTTTAATTTCGTTAACCTGAATTGGGAAGATTACGTCGAATTCGACCCCCGCTATCTCCGTCCTGCGGAAGTTGATTTATTAATTGGCGACCCCAGTAAAGCGAAGGAAAAATTAGGATGGGAACCCTCCATTACCTTTGAACAATTGGTTGCCTTAATGGTGGATTCTGACCTCAAGGCGATCGGGGTAGAATCTCCCACAGGACAACCGATTATCGATCGCGCCTTCATCCGCCAAGACAGTGGTCACATGGTGGACTAA
- a CDS encoding GlsB/YeaQ/YmgE family stress response membrane protein, with product MLVSILTWIVLGLIAGALAKLIYPGRQGGGIFATIGLGILGAIVGGWVAQAIFGITTVGLSWQGILFAVIGAMILIFIWGLLTQRAA from the coding sequence ATGTTGGTTAGTATTTTAACTTGGATTGTTTTAGGACTGATTGCTGGTGCTTTAGCAAAATTAATTTATCCCGGAAGACAAGGCGGTGGTATTTTTGCCACGATTGGACTAGGGATTCTGGGTGCAATTGTCGGGGGATGGGTCGCGCAAGCCATCTTTGGAATTACAACAGTGGGTCTGAGTTGGCAGGGTATTCTGTTTGCCGTGATCGGTGCCATGATCCTGATCTTCATCTGGGGTCTCTTGACTCAGCGTGCAGCCTAA
- a CDS encoding tetratricopeptide repeat protein, with translation MSDSTSLRDRYFQFIDTIVDTTLKGKIRSVEQVYQMLVQEIDSGTGEIFERCLSDRLSTTQYQLDHETDELKSAKATRIHRALQTIEKQWERWQKENRVKDAIASAADRIIQAEPNTRLFALLREIDPNQPEVLTLDQQRQLAKTLTNKLDGIANPELHLEVSPLANGLQQGLQSWQQIEPHLVSWIYEQGRGQLGFAGIPGQNGPWALWAKQVNRPFPQGLFTTLSFNHSFLDFLDRQPHADVSDWVELTVILQGLQRGLVVWFDKMVYDSKVGAKLSISTYLTFALIWSQLANAVHRSTRFNPNTRERLTNACFQVTLQILRAFSQREYFPLYGGIFAAFTGEYLRGALQYLDEPLRRVEGTQEKARILTLLGYSMRAMGNFERSIAFHQQALDIAREAGDRRCEIANLNHISRSYVGQKNYALAIDCSQRALIGSRQEGERLGEANALANLGFSEVFQAREQGELEPEVYEGAIHYLEQGLQLSDKLADRQSQALCRSSLGIAYVAIGEYPKAIANLLKGWESAQISGDLYLQGLNLAYLAQAHYRQQNLESTLYFGGLGMYLLEQIEAQEWRQSAGLLSIIQGQIGAEAFHGLLEQHRPRIIPAIGVDGYDHIFQLLEEYQRSLE, from the coding sequence ATGTCAGATTCTACTTCCTTGCGCGATCGCTACTTCCAATTTATCGATACCATCGTAGACACGACCCTCAAGGGCAAAATTCGCTCCGTTGAGCAGGTCTATCAAATGCTGGTCCAAGAGATTGACAGTGGGACTGGAGAAATTTTTGAGCGATGCCTCAGCGATCGCCTCAGTACCACTCAATATCAACTCGATCATGAAACCGATGAGTTGAAATCCGCCAAAGCTACTCGCATTCACCGCGCATTACAAACCATCGAAAAACAATGGGAACGCTGGCAAAAGGAAAATCGCGTCAAAGATGCGATCGCCTCTGCTGCCGATCGCATCATCCAAGCCGAACCTAATACTCGCCTGTTTGCACTCCTGCGCGAGATTGACCCCAACCAACCGGAAGTTCTCACCCTCGACCAACAGCGACAACTCGCCAAAACTCTCACGAATAAACTCGATGGCATAGCCAATCCCGAACTGCACCTAGAAGTTTCACCCCTAGCTAACGGACTGCAACAAGGCTTACAATCCTGGCAGCAGATTGAACCTCACCTGGTTAGTTGGATCTACGAACAAGGCAGAGGACAACTGGGATTTGCGGGAATTCCCGGACAGAACGGACCCTGGGCATTATGGGCCAAACAAGTGAATCGGCCCTTTCCCCAAGGACTGTTTACCACGCTTTCGTTCAATCACTCTTTCCTCGACTTTCTCGATCGCCAACCTCATGCCGATGTGAGCGATTGGGTGGAACTCACCGTAATTTTGCAGGGTTTACAACGGGGGTTAGTGGTTTGGTTTGATAAAATGGTCTATGATTCCAAAGTTGGAGCAAAGCTTTCGATTTCAACCTATCTAACCTTTGCCCTGATTTGGTCTCAACTCGCCAATGCGGTCCATCGGAGCACCCGCTTCAATCCCAATACTCGGGAACGCTTGACTAATGCTTGTTTTCAGGTGACGTTACAGATTTTACGAGCATTTTCGCAGCGAGAGTATTTTCCTTTGTATGGGGGGATATTTGCGGCCTTTACTGGGGAGTATCTGCGCGGTGCCTTGCAATATCTGGATGAACCCTTGCGACGGGTGGAGGGGACTCAGGAAAAGGCGCGGATTTTGACCTTGCTGGGTTATTCTATGCGAGCAATGGGAAATTTTGAGCGGTCGATCGCCTTTCATCAACAAGCCTTGGATATTGCCCGGGAAGCAGGCGATCGCCGCTGTGAAATTGCCAATCTCAATCATATCAGCCGCAGTTATGTGGGGCAGAAAAATTACGCTTTAGCCATTGATTGTAGCCAGCGCGCCTTAATCGGGTCCCGGCAAGAGGGGGAACGGCTAGGAGAGGCTAATGCTTTAGCAAATCTGGGGTTTAGCGAGGTGTTTCAAGCCCGGGAACAGGGAGAATTGGAACCGGAGGTGTATGAGGGGGCGATTCATTATTTGGAACAAGGATTGCAGCTTTCGGACAAGTTAGCCGATCGCCAAAGTCAAGCCTTATGTCGCAGTAGTTTGGGGATTGCTTATGTGGCGATCGGCGAGTATCCCAAGGCGATCGCCAATTTATTGAAGGGATGGGAATCGGCCCAAATTTCCGGGGACCTTTACCTTCAGGGGTTGAACTTAGCCTATTTAGCCCAAGCTCACTATCGTCAACAAAATCTGGAATCGACCCTTTATTTTGGCGGGTTGGGAATGTATCTCCTGGAGCAAATTGAGGCCCAAGAATGGCGTCAAAGTGCGGGATTGCTCTCGATTATCCAAGGTCAAATCGGTGCAGAAGCCTTTCATGGATTGCTAGAACAACATCGCCCCCGAATTATACCGGCGATCGGCGTCGATGGATACGATCATATTTTTCAGTTGTTAGAAGAGTATCAGCGATCGCTGGAATAA
- a CDS encoding L,D-transpeptidase yields MCSPGLLGIKDKGMVQGEVLLLKFMRLTVSAAVLLLSMPSLAWGTGVPAEISVGNLPIPDLEWLPVLDPELPPLGEYSKFIPFEQEVYPERVAEGVHLVIRLSERRVYVYRNDRVQTSYPIAVGKEGWETPTGQYEVMQMQRNPIWEHPWTGELVYPGPDNPLGPRWIGFWTDGKDLIGFHGTPNEELIGEAVSHGCVRMRNQDILSLYALVDIGTPVTVEP; encoded by the coding sequence ATGTGTAGTCCGGGTTTGTTAGGAATTAAAGATAAAGGAATGGTGCAAGGAGAAGTTCTATTGTTAAAGTTTATGCGCCTTACCGTCAGTGCCGCAGTTTTACTCCTGTCGATGCCATCCCTCGCGTGGGGAACGGGTGTACCGGCAGAAATTTCCGTGGGAAATCTGCCAATTCCTGATTTAGAATGGTTGCCGGTTCTAGACCCTGAGTTACCTCCGTTAGGAGAATATTCTAAATTTATTCCCTTTGAGCAGGAAGTGTATCCTGAAAGGGTGGCTGAGGGAGTTCATTTAGTGATTCGCTTGAGTGAACGTCGCGTTTATGTCTATCGCAACGATCGCGTCCAAACCAGTTATCCGATCGCCGTTGGTAAGGAAGGGTGGGAAACGCCAACCGGCCAATATGAAGTCATGCAAATGCAACGGAATCCCATTTGGGAGCATCCTTGGACGGGTGAGTTGGTTTATCCAGGGCCGGATAATCCTTTAGGGCCTAGATGGATTGGGTTTTGGACAGACGGAAAGGATTTAATTGGGTTTCATGGTACTCCCAATGAAGAACTCATTGGAGAGGCGGTGTCACACGGTTGCGTCCGAATGCGAAATCAGGATATTTTGTCCTTGTATGCCCTGGTAGACATAGGAACCCCGGTGACGGTAGAACCGTAA
- a CDS encoding carbohydrate ABC transporter permease — MKDSLKLTASRQTQSRWRRLGLYALLSAIAFLTLLPLIWLISTAFKSPTENIFQVPPQFLPAEPTFQNFVRVWQASPFGQYLFNSTLVAVLTVSFNVIFCALAAYPLARLEFPGRNLIFSGIVSTIMIPFQIVMIPLYILTVQLGLKNTYLGIIFPSLASAFGIFLLRQAFQGVPKELEEAGRMDGCSELGIWWNVMIPAVRPALVTLALFVFIGSWSDFLWPLLVIDRPEFYTLPLGVARLEGTFSLDWRLIAAGSTIAIAPVLLLFLLLQQYIVPTDAGTGVKG; from the coding sequence ATGAAAGATTCCCTCAAACTGACCGCTTCGCGTCAAACCCAATCCCGATGGAGACGGTTGGGCCTTTATGCCCTGTTGAGTGCGATCGCCTTCCTCACCCTACTCCCCCTAATTTGGCTGATTAGTACCGCCTTCAAATCCCCGACTGAAAACATCTTTCAAGTTCCTCCGCAATTCCTCCCCGCAGAACCTACCTTCCAGAACTTTGTCCGGGTATGGCAAGCGAGTCCCTTCGGACAATATCTGTTTAATAGCACCCTGGTTGCGGTCCTAACGGTGAGCTTTAATGTGATATTTTGTGCCTTAGCGGCTTATCCCCTGGCCCGATTAGAATTTCCTGGGAGGAATCTAATTTTTTCCGGGATAGTCTCTACGATTATGATTCCCTTTCAAATCGTGATGATTCCCTTGTATATTTTAACCGTCCAATTGGGATTAAAAAACACTTATTTAGGGATTATCTTCCCCTCTCTCGCCTCAGCCTTTGGCATCTTTTTATTGCGCCAAGCCTTTCAAGGCGTTCCGAAAGAGTTAGAAGAAGCAGGACGAATGGATGGCTGTTCAGAATTAGGGATTTGGTGGAATGTGATGATTCCGGCAGTGAGACCGGCGCTAGTGACGTTAGCTCTGTTTGTCTTTATCGGGTCTTGGAGTGATTTTCTGTGGCCGTTACTGGTAATTGATCGTCCAGAATTTTATACATTGCCCCTAGGGGTGGCGCGATTAGAAGGGACATTTTCTTTAGATTGGCGGCTGATTGCGGCGGGGTCAACGATCGCCATCGCCCCAGTCTTACTCTTATTTCTCCTATTGCAGCAGTACATTGTCCCCACGGATGCCGGGACCGGAGTCAAAGGGTAA
- a CDS encoding GDP-L-fucose synthase family protein, whose translation MESLDLKDKRILVTGGAGFLGRQVIDQLTQNGADRDKITVPRSRDSDLRIMEVCQQVVQQQDIIIHLAAHVGGIGLNREKPAELFYDNLMMGTQLIHAAYQAGVQKFVCVGTICAYPKFTPVPFKEDDLWNGYPEETNAPYGIAKKALLVQLQSYRQQYNFNGIYLLPVNLYGPEDNFDTSSSHVIPALIRKVHEAQERGDKELVVWGDGTPSREFLYSTDAARGIVMATQSYHKSDPVNLGTGYEITIRDLIELICELMGFEGKLVWDTEKPNGQPRRCLDTELAKKEFGFTAEVGFKEGLQKTIAWYRENAA comes from the coding sequence ATGGAATCATTAGACTTAAAAGACAAACGCATTCTCGTCACCGGAGGGGCCGGATTTTTAGGTCGGCAAGTCATCGACCAATTAACCCAAAATGGGGCCGATCGCGATAAAATCACCGTCCCGCGATCGCGTGATTCTGACCTGAGAATCATGGAAGTTTGTCAGCAGGTTGTCCAACAACAAGATATTATCATTCACCTCGCCGCCCATGTCGGTGGAATCGGCTTAAATCGCGAAAAACCCGCCGAACTCTTCTATGATAATTTGATGATGGGGACGCAACTCATTCATGCCGCCTATCAAGCCGGTGTGCAGAAATTTGTCTGTGTCGGTACCATCTGCGCCTATCCCAAATTCACCCCCGTCCCCTTCAAAGAAGATGACCTTTGGAATGGATATCCAGAAGAAACCAATGCGCCTTATGGGATTGCCAAAAAAGCCTTATTAGTCCAACTGCAATCCTATCGACAACAATATAATTTTAACGGCATTTATTTACTGCCTGTTAACTTATATGGACCGGAAGATAACTTCGACACCAGCAGTTCTCACGTCATCCCCGCCTTAATTCGCAAAGTTCATGAAGCCCAAGAACGGGGAGATAAAGAATTAGTGGTGTGGGGAGATGGTACCCCTTCTCGGGAATTTCTCTACTCCACCGATGCCGCCCGAGGGATTGTGATGGCAACTCAATCTTACCATAAATCGGACCCGGTTAATTTGGGAACCGGCTATGAAATCACCATTCGCGATTTAATTGAACTGATTTGCGAATTGATGGGATTTGAGGGTAAATTGGTTTGGGATACGGAGAAACCTAATGGTCAACCTCGCCGCTGTTTAGATACGGAACTGGCTAAAAAAGAGTTTGGATTTACGGCAGAGGTTGGGTTTAAAGAAGGATTGCAAAAAACTATCGCCTGGTATCGGGAAAATGCGGCTTAG